The following proteins are encoded in a genomic region of Natrinema sp. DC36:
- a CDS encoding ABC transporter substrate-binding protein produces the protein MSGNSVGPSERGRLRRRSLLKRAGAAGIAGLAGCIRSNSVTADGPAEELIQEGFEAADVEPPFETTIAITEDEERNKFAQLLRSELNGTGFFDISITSQDFGSHVDMMFAAAEQNENAMFVSSWTGGWDPSNYVDMLFHSDDHTPNGSNVGHYSDETVDEYINAGLTETNQEDRVEIYRNLQEKLVADSPASFVRFSEATHVWDGDVVSGWETYPLRPGTYYAIYAPWAGVYTELEEGSEFVGDLGSDVTNYDPVTINGTVSSQATALLYEQLVGVDFDGEIRPMLATDWERIDDGGGDGMTYRFTLREGVRFHNGEELTAAHVRGSLERYEGTPRENDVYDWYETSEVVDDETIEISCSREYGPFESALFNVSIVPMAVIDGEHDLESEPVGTGPYRFVEHESDNHWRMERFDDHWFEGNKAVPETAPIETVTLEIITEKSSRQGALEAGNIHFSYGVPSASVADFESDAAYGVGRHVGGGFDMVIYPTYRAPFSERSVRRGCNMLLPRERILENVYRGIGQLAYTPVSPLLEEYASESFQETIADEYVRPN, from the coding sequence ATGTCAGGGAATAGTGTCGGGCCGAGTGAACGCGGTCGTCTGCGACGGCGTTCACTCCTGAAGCGTGCGGGGGCGGCCGGGATCGCGGGACTCGCTGGCTGTATCAGATCCAACAGCGTCACGGCCGACGGCCCAGCCGAGGAGCTGATACAGGAGGGGTTCGAGGCGGCGGACGTCGAGCCGCCGTTCGAAACCACGATCGCTATTACCGAAGACGAGGAACGAAACAAGTTCGCACAGCTTCTCCGGAGCGAACTCAACGGGACCGGCTTTTTCGACATCTCGATCACCTCTCAGGATTTCGGCTCCCACGTCGATATGATGTTCGCCGCGGCCGAGCAAAATGAAAACGCCATGTTCGTCTCGAGCTGGACCGGCGGCTGGGATCCGAGCAACTACGTCGACATGCTCTTTCACTCGGACGATCACACGCCGAACGGATCCAACGTCGGCCACTACTCCGATGAGACCGTCGACGAGTATATCAACGCCGGTCTCACCGAAACCAATCAGGAGGACCGCGTCGAGATCTACCGAAACCTGCAGGAGAAACTGGTCGCCGACTCGCCGGCGTCGTTCGTTCGCTTCAGCGAAGCGACTCACGTCTGGGACGGCGACGTCGTCAGCGGTTGGGAGACGTATCCGCTTCGGCCGGGGACGTACTACGCGATATACGCGCCCTGGGCCGGGGTCTACACCGAACTCGAAGAGGGGTCCGAGTTCGTCGGCGACCTCGGGAGCGACGTCACGAACTACGATCCCGTCACGATAAACGGGACCGTCTCCAGTCAGGCGACGGCGCTGCTTTACGAGCAACTCGTCGGCGTCGACTTCGACGGCGAGATTCGACCGATGCTCGCCACCGACTGGGAACGGATCGACGACGGGGGAGGCGACGGGATGACGTATCGATTCACCCTCCGCGAGGGCGTCCGGTTCCACAACGGCGAAGAGCTCACTGCGGCCCACGTCAGAGGCTCGCTCGAGCGCTACGAGGGAACGCCGCGAGAGAACGACGTCTACGACTGGTACGAGACCAGCGAAGTCGTCGACGACGAGACGATCGAGATCAGTTGCTCGCGGGAGTACGGCCCCTTCGAGAGCGCGCTGTTCAACGTCTCGATCGTTCCGATGGCGGTGATCGACGGCGAACACGACCTCGAGTCGGAGCCCGTTGGAACCGGTCCCTACCGGTTCGTCGAACACGAGAGCGACAACCACTGGCGAATGGAGCGCTTCGACGATCACTGGTTCGAGGGGAACAAAGCGGTCCCCGAGACGGCACCGATCGAAACCGTCACGCTCGAGATTATCACCGAGAAGTCGTCCCGACAGGGCGCACTCGAGGCCGGGAACATCCACTTCAGTTACGGCGTGCCGTCGGCGAGCGTCGCCGATTTCGAGAGCGACGCGGCCTACGGTGTCGGGCGCCACGTCGGCGGCGGCTTCGATATGGTGATCTACCCCACCTACCGCGCGCCGTTTTCCGAGCGGTCGGTCCGTCGCGGCTGTAACATGTTGCTTCCGCGCGAACGAATCCTCGAGAACGTCTACCGCGGCATCGGCCAACTGGCGTACACGCCGGTCTCACCGCTGCTCGAGGAGTACGCGAGCGAGTCGTTTCAGGAGACGATCGCCGACGAGTACGTCCGTCCGAACTAA